In Musa acuminata AAA Group cultivar baxijiao unplaced genomic scaffold, Cavendish_Baxijiao_AAA HiC_scaffold_681, whole genome shotgun sequence, one DNA window encodes the following:
- the LOC135663158 gene encoding cytochrome f → MQNKNTFSWVKEEMTRSISVSIMIYVITRASISNAYPIFAQQGYENPREATGRIVCANCHLANKPVDIEVPQAVLPDTVFEAVVRIPYDKQLKQVLANGKKGTLNVGAVLILPDGFELAPLDRISPELKEKIGNLSFQSYRPNKRNIIVIGPVPGQKYSEIVFPILSPDPATKKDVHFLKYPIYVGGNRGRGQIYPDGSKSNNTVYNATSAGIVSRIVRKEKGGYEITIVDASDGHQVVDIIPPGPELLVSEGESIKLDQPLTSNPNVGGFGQGDAEIVLQDPLRVQGLLFFLASVILAQVFLVLKKKQFEKVQLYEMNF, encoded by the coding sequence atgcaaaataaaaatactttttcttgggtAAAGGAAGAGATGACTCGATCCATTTCTGTATCGATCATGATATATGTAATAACTCGGGCATCTATTTCAAATGCATATCCCATTTTTGCGCAGCAGGGTTATGAAAACCCGCGAGAAGCAACGGGACGAATTGTATGTGCCAATTGCCATTTAGCTAATAAACCCGTGGATATTGAAGTTCCGCAAGCTGTGCTTCCTGATACTGTATTTGAAGCAGTTGTTCGAATCCCTTATGATAAGCAACTGAAACAAGTTCTTGCTAATGGTAAAAAGGGGACTTTGAATGTGGGGGCTGTTCTCATTTTACCCGACGGATTCGAATTAGCCCCCCTTGATCGTATTTCTCCTGAGTTGAAAGAAAAGATAGGAAATCTGTCTTTTCAGAGTTATCGTCCcaacaaaagaaatattattgtgATAGGTCCTGTTCCCGGTCAGAAATATAGTGAAATCGTCTTTCCCATTCTTTCCCCCGACCCTGCTACGAAGAAAGACGTTCACTTCTTAAAATATCCCATATACGTAGGTGGGAACAGAGGAAGGGGTCAGATTTATCCTGATGGTAGCAAAAGTAACAATACAGTCTATAATGCTACATCAGCAGGTATAGTAAGCAGAATAGTACGTAAAGAAAAAGGGGGATATGAAATAACCATAGTTGATGCATCGGATGGACATCAAGTGGTTGATATTATACCTCCAGGACCAGAACTTCTTGTTTCAGAGGGTGAATCCATCAAGCTTGATCAACCATTAACAAGCAATCCCAATGTGGGAGGCTTTGGTCAGGGAGATGCAGAAATAGTGCTTCAAGACCCATTACGGGTCCAaggtcttttgttcttcttggcatctgttattttggcacaagtttttttggttcttaaaaagaaacagtttgaaaaggttcaattgtacgaaatgaatttctag